Genomic window (Corticium candelabrum chromosome 3, ooCorCand1.1, whole genome shotgun sequence):
ACGCACGCACTGATTCAGACACGAAAGATCTATTACTCACGGAACGCTGAATGCAGACTATGCTAGCCTcagttccagacgctttcccatATGTACTACTGGTATATAGGATCACAAGTAGGAGGaccccatatacctgtcaTATGCAGTAGTACATACGAGAAAGCGTCTGGAATCGAGGCTAAGAATCGAGGCTAAGAATCAAGGCTAACACTACGCGGACTAAACACAGACTAACTACAGATGTATTGTCTCACAACATATACGTACCCTGAAAAAAAATTTGTGTGGGAGAAAATTGTGCTctttctagaaacatcactacttgtgcggaattaatttgtgcgacaAAAAGGCCACGCGCAATAAGATCATGCGCAAGggaaaaatatatgtggaatttattttgtgtgaTGGGCTTGTGATCGCACAAAATCGCACTAAATTTTCTcctgcacaaatttcttctttcagggtaacTAATCTAATTTGTATACTATACCACAATTGCCACCAAAACTTTAAACAACAAGGTTATAGAAATCATACAAAGTTCtgcaatcaaaatccaaacaGAGTCCAGAAAATACGTTGGGGACAATAAAGTGCTAGGAAGTGGCATAATAATGTGGCCTGCAACACTTACTCAAGTGAAGGCAGAACATGGATagatggatggtgtgtgtgtgtgtgtgtgtgtgtgtgtgtgtgtgtgtgtgtgcgcgcgtgtgtgtgtgtgtgtaatcatAAGAGCAGATTCTGCTTATCTTCTGTAATCCACAAGACAGCATCTTCAACATGTAACTGTCACCTAAACGTTAGGAGTTGCCAATTTttggtcacgcccccagccaacagctgggctcctgtgtgctactcaggaGAAACTCCAAGCCTGtgctagcaatctcctggaggcAGGCCAGGTAATTACAGGAGCATTGGCTCATGAATTAagtcaactgtggtgtgagcacctgaagtctcacATGGACTTCTGTGGTGACAGCCTTTGTCGCAGTTGGGGGCCTTTGCCACTCCCAATCAAAGacaaggtactcatttatacttctgagtcgagagaggcaattgcgtgttagttccttgcccaagggaattgcACCTGTGCCCATCCCGTACTTGAACTCGTATCCCAAAAGTCCTGgatgttcacacacacacacacacacacacacacacacacacacacacacacacacacacacacacacacagaggaagacacacacatacacacatggacagacacgcgcacatacagacaaacataataaCACAGTTTCTACCAAATCCGCCACCATTGCCGCATCGATCATCGCACTCATATCATTCGGACACTCCACAAGCGTCACCCGTCGTTTCTTTCCCGACACAACAGTGATGGGGCCCCTTATCTCCCCCACATTCTGTCTCGTCCAGTTCTTCAGCAATCCTCTCACCAGCGTACTCTTTCCCACCTTGGACGGACCGACAACAACCACTAGAATAGGTGGGGTTCTAATAGCGTTCGATCAACCGACGGAACGTGCTGTTTTTTGGTCTGAATGTCGGCAGTTCTCTGAACCATTCGAGCCGCTTTTTTCGCGCTTTAGATCGAGAAGGCTTTCGGATTTCGAGATGGATCATTGCGTTTGTCTTCGTTCTTTCGCTTGGTTGCCTTCTTTTTGTCTGCCTTCGTTCCTGATTGTCGTGCTCGATGATTCTGAATGGTACTGTACGCCCATGTCTAATTCAACTCGCGCGCACAAAGATTGGTACTCCAAAGATAAGTATTTTGTAATGATGCCTGGTACAGTACTAAAATGTTAtgcatattatattataatatagCATTTATTAAAATGCAAAGTCCAAGACTTTTTAAAACTTTAAGCAAGGTCAACTgtttacatattaattaatatcaatgtctCAATTAAAATATTGCTGACACACAGCCCAGGTATGTGTTATAATGACATGAATTCATAACTAGACATACTACAATACATCAAACAGTCAActgcatacatacaaaaacaataatCCTGGAAATGTGACAGTCAAACAAGCATGCAATTTCACAAGTTACGTGCCCTTCTGTACAAACTCTCGATAATGTCGCTGTTTGTAGGCTTAAATTTTTTGTGACATATTGGACACTTAGCTTCAAGCACGTGACCATAGAACTCTCCGATGTTACTGGTCCTAGAGCATTTGGGGCACTCGTGGGTCAATTCCTCCAAACTGTGATAAGTGTGTAAAAGTTCTCTGCTTCTTTCAATACCTTTCCTTTCGTAGACATCTTTCTCACTTTGTGTCAGATCAGCTTCAATCCAGTAGATGTCATAGAATGTTGTTTGATGTAGCACATTTTGATCCTCAACTCGAAAAAATCCTCCGTCTGCAAACTCATGACCCCAAGAGTTCATAAACGTCAAACAGTCTGAATCACACCCTGTCAACACTACAGCATGTCCTTGTGGATCAGCAAAGATTCTATCTGCATAGATCAAAACAGTTACTCTACTATAGAcagattatatatatatatatatatatatatatatatatatatatatatatatatatataccaagtaAATCCTATAGCATGTTTTAAGATTAGAGTACAATGTAGACCCAGCAGTGACAATGTGCACAATTAAACTTGTCCTGATACCCTATAGTCTGACGATGTACTTTCTCACAAAACATGCACTTGCAtaaccattaattaagaaaacacTGATAATTAAGCCAACCCAACTACAGCTAAAAAGCTTGGACTATACATTCCTGTAAAAACTTCTTTCATCCACAAGATGTGTCAAATTCAAGCtcaccaaacaaacaattaaaatttgttCACCATAAGCAGTGAAAATTATAACCTTCTATCTAAGATACTAGGTAGACGATACACTAAAAATGTCAGCCATGCAGTAGCGTTGCTGATCTGAAAGCTTAACTCTAACTTTTGTAGTAAAAGAATTATGCAAAACTCAACTTGAAGCATCATCTTAAAAGTGACTTAGCCCTAGCTATCAGTTGCAATATTTTGAATATGTGGTTGCAAGCTGTCATAAACAAAACAATCCACCTCAATGTCAATAacatcacatgcacacacacacacacacacacacacacacacacacacaatgtacaTGTAATGTTTGGATGTAGCATACACATGGATAGCTCAcctgtaacattttgctttcTTAGAATCCCTTTTTTTTCCATTCTATAAAATTCTGAAAATTTACGGCGCTGACCTAGAGATATGGTAAATCTGGCTACAACAGGTCGCCTTTTGTTGATTGCCTGCCTTGCACCAGTTTCATCTACTTCACGAAAGTGTAATCGATAAACTGGACAAATGCTTTCGAGAACCTTTACAGTGGTGGCACCTTCAACGTCATATTTCTCTATTATGCAATCACGTATCTTACGAAAGTCTGGAATGCCTCCTTCTCGACCAACAATTCGACTCATAGCCAAGTGAAACACAGCTGCAATTGCATTTGCATAACATGTACCTTTACGTTGTTGTTTGGGTTTAAATTTAGCATTTGTTTGGTTGATGTATGTAGCAAGATTAATCCTTTCAAGAAGATGAACTAGAGCATCACAGGGTTGAGTCATCTGTGAAACTACAATTTCACAAAACTCATTAACCACATCCAAACTATTGGCTTGAACGAACAAACGACTTTCGCCTGCTGAGGGAAGTTCCCAATTTGCATCGATAAGATATGATATTGGGGTATGAGTATTCTTCATAGTTGAACTCATTTCAAACAATACTTGTCTGCCATTTCGACCTCTCCACTTAGGATCGGCTTTATACAACAAACGTCTAGGATTGTCTATGTGATTTGATGTTAGAAAACATGTGACTATGATCACATCTAACTGGTGAAGTTCTTGAGCAATCTCATGTGGATCTCCATCAGTTGAATCTCCATCTGaaagaataaacaaaactCGAGTTCTTGTAGTCTTTCTAAACACGTCTGTAGCATGCTTCAGTGCCTTGCACATTGGAGTTAAACCTAAAATGTATGGCTTGATAGGCTTCAGGAGTTCACGAATTCGATCATGTAAAGATGAGGAAGATGCAGATGGAAGCTCGACTTGAAGTAGATCATCCAGTAATGTAGAAACCTCTTGTACAGGTCTTGCCTTGGGATGTTCCATGCATCGTAGTACATCTTCTACTAGTTTGCCAGAATTAAAATCTTCAATGATTCCCGTGGCTTTAACGTAAGGTTTTGAACTCTGTGCTCTATCCTGGTATGCCTTGGATACCTTCTTTTCTATATTGTTCACCCATGATTGCAACGTTCCTGAAGGCAAACGCTTCATTGTATCTGTTACAGTAGAGAGAGTCTGTGATCCACCATCTACCGCTTTTCTCGTTAATTCTGACGGAAGTAAGCGTATCATCTTTGGTATCAAGTCTGGATCAAAACGCAAACCTCTATAGAGCGTTGCTGCTTCCTCCCTAGACAGCTGTTCTCTAATCCATTCTATTGCATGCGGGGCTCCATGCTTTGTCGCTAGATCACTTATTGCTTCGTATCCATCCTCTGGTATGTCTATGTCTCCTTCCTCTCTAACTCTTTTCAAATGCTCCAGCATAGCAAAAAGATCACATGTTCCAACAGATTTGCGCAATCCAAAAATAGAAGCGAAAACAGATTCCTGCCGTTTATGATGAACGGCTTCTCTCTTCAGAATGTTGATGATAGTTGTGAGTATAGCATGAGTTCGCTCTACACTAGCATCATGAGATCCATCCAACGCGTATGCACTCTCCATAGAGTTGGACACATCAAGCACAATGCCAATCATACTTTCTGCCATGATTGAAAGACAAAAACAGCTTTTAACTTCTGATCAAACACACTGAACTGGCGGAACAGTCTGTGAGACTTTGAAAAGTGTGCTACTCAACCATGCACCTGCTGATTAGCCACTAATTATCGAAACTGAATGACGTGCAAAC
Coding sequences:
- the LOC134177092 gene encoding uncharacterized protein LOC134177092, whose translation is MAESMIGIVLDVSNSMESAYALDGSHDASVERTHAILTTIINILKREAVHHKRQESVFASIFGLRKSVGTCDLFAMLEHLKRVREEGDIDIPEDGYEAISDLATKHGAPHAIEWIREQLSREEAATLYRGLRFDPDLIPKMIRLLPSELTRKAVDGGSQTLSTVTDTMKRLPSGTLQSWVNNIEKKVSKAYQDRAQSSKPYVKATGIIEDFNSGKLVEDVLRCMEHPKARPVQEVSTLLDDLLQVELPSASSSSLHDRIRELLKPIKPYILGLTPMCKALKHATDVFRKTTRTRVLFILSDGDSTDGDPHEIAQELHQLDVIIVTCFLTSNHIDNPRRLLYKADPKWRGRNGRQVLFEMSSTMKNTHTPISYLIDANWELPSAGESRLFVQANSLDVVNEFCEIVVSQMTQPCDALVHLLERINLATYINQTNAKFKPKQQRKGTCYANAIAAVFHLAMSRIVGREGGIPDFRKIRDCIIEKYDVEGATTVKVLESICPVYRLHFREVDETGARQAINKRRPVVARFTISLGQRRKFSEFYRMEKKGILRKQNVTDRIFADPQGHAVVLTGCDSDCLTFMNSWGHEFADGGFFRVEDQNVLHQTTFYDIYWIEADLTQSEKDVYERKGIERSRELLHTYHSLEELTHECPKCSRTSNIGEFYGHVLEAKCPICHKKFKPTNSDIIESLYRRARNL